DNA from Dysgonomonadaceae bacterium PH5-43:
TAGGCAGGTTTTCAAAAGAAATTTCATTTACTTCCATAACTATTGATTTTAATTGTTACGGTGCAAATGAAGAAAGTGTTTCTGCGGTGTCTGGGCGACACTAGAGAAACACTTTGAAAACACTTAAAGTGGTGATATTTTGTGGTTGTTGACTATTTTAAAGTGATATGAGATCGCTTAATTTATCAATTCAAATAACGCATCGTCATCCCTATTACTTTCCGTTCGATATGATCTGTCTTCTAATAGATTGCTAAATGGTGGCATATTCCTTATTGCAAAATCATTGTGAATAGCAAAGTTAATATTGTGGATCATTCTGTAATCAGTAAAAAAATGATTATTGTCATTTTCCCACTGACTGCCATATCCGGATAACCAGTTGTAATACAGGAATATTTGTTCGTAAGTAGACAATGATGCTCTTAAAATTCTCAAATAATTTCTTTTCTCTTCATAAGTTAAGAAATTCTCAGGTTTTGATACTACAAATTTGACAATCAAAAACAGATGCCTAAAATAATGCCCAAAACTATCTTCCCAAAGTGGAGAATATGCTGAGTGGAAATTCTCAATATTACTTCTGTTTCCATTTTGCTTTTTCCATTCATCATATCTTTGGTTGATTTGTTCAACAAGAAATTCAAACCCCTTTTTTCTTGTCTCTAACCATTGTCTGTG
Protein-coding regions in this window:
- a CDS encoding hypothetical protein (product_source=Hypo-rule applied; pfam=PF16872; superfamily=140924; transmembrane_helix_parts=Inside_1_12,TMhelix_13_35,Outside_36_49,TMhelix_50_72,Inside_73_292); translation: MKNNKTFDTLSRWLIGIAIILALFAFFSPLIFTRPGVVDFSSTGEIGDTIGGIMNPFVGMASIIVMFLAFYMQFKANKMMQSQFERNQFENQFFEMLKTHKENSNIISATHYESEEGHGFGEEAAHRQWLETRKKGFEFLVEQINQRYDEWKKQNGNRSNIENFHSAYSPLWEDSFGHYFRHLFLIVKFVVSKPENFLTYEEKRNYLRILRASLSTYEQIFLYYNWLSGYGSQWENDNNHFFTDYRMIHNINFAIHNDFAIRNMPPFSNLLEDRSYRTESNRDDDALFELIN